One genomic segment of Cottoperca gobio chromosome 21, fCotGob3.1, whole genome shotgun sequence includes these proteins:
- the sik1 gene encoding serine/threonine-protein kinase SIK1, whose product MVIMTENSRGVQSSPAQGRPLQVGFYEIIRTLGKGNFAVVKLAKHKVTKTQVAIKIIDKTRLNPSNLEKIYREVQIMKLLNHPHIIKLYQVMETKDMLYIVTEYAKNGEMFDHLTSNGRMSEDEARKKFWQILTAVDYCHRHHIVHRDLKTENLLLDANMNIKLADFGFGNFYNAGEPLATWCGSPPYAAPEVFEGKEYEGPQLDIWSLGVVLYVLVCGSLPFDGPSLPALRQRVTEGRFRIPFFMSQDCENLIRKMLVVDPARRISMAQIKQHRWMLADPTAAHQTLSHSLTEYNSNLGDYSEPVLGIMNTLGIDRQKTIESLQSSSYNHFSAIYYLLLERVREHRTQQLSRQCGTWSQRPRSTSDSPGPEMTMESADSFRTTPFSISAKSPPPVYPEMEYDQAGLFQRVVFPVEASLNRLLWNRSISPNSLLETSISEEVRPRDLEEEEATQTFAPLLPPTTTSRRHTLAEVSARFHQCSPPCIVVCPSEGASSDGCLKSSSSPAPILQAAMSEMSTLLASGAESGALLPAGVPLTLSSHLLPQVQGSLLAASFQEGRRASDTSLTQGLKAFRQQLRKNTRTKGLLGLNKIKGLTRQVVPPPSCNRGSRGSLGPALSEHRSMLEEVLHQQRMLQIQHQPQPQVQAAATGPTQNPLLFLAQQQSPSPPSTTVFASSSMFDNPTPPALPPQQASMGLQHGPWKQTLKTSGCSSSSSSSCYSSSLSPVASATYLLEARLHISQQTPPHPHIGLQQQPQSTTQGTFPTMSKPAAWSMASASSTDPDMQELCPSAQQQLSSCVMVK is encoded by the exons AACTTTGCAGTGGTGAAACTGGCCAAACATAAAGTCACCAAAACACAG gtGGCCATTAAGATCATTGACAAGACCAGACTGAACCCCTCCAACCTGGAGAAAATTTACAGGGAGGTGCAGATTATGAAGCTGCTAAACCACCCTCATATCATCAAACTCTACCAG GTCATGGAGACCAAAGACATGCTGTACATTGTGACAGAGTATGCAAAGAATGGAGAAATGTTTG aCCACCTGACCTCAAATGGCCGCATGAGTGAAGATGAGGCACGAAAGAAGTTTTGGCAGATTCTTACAGCCGTAGACTATTGCCATCGTCACCACATCGTTCACCGTGACCTTAAGACCGAGAATCTGTTGCTGGATGCCAACATGAACATCAAACTAGCTG ACTTTGGATTTGGAAACTTCTACAATGCAGGAGAGCCACTGGCTACATGGTGTGGCAGCCCGCCTTATGCTGCCCCTGAAGTGTTTGAAGGGAAAGAGTATGAGGGGCCTCAGCTGGACATTTGG AGCCTTGGTGTGGTGCTTTACGTTCTCGTCTGCGGCTCTCTTCCATTTGATGGACCCAGCCTTCCTGCACtcagacagagagtcacagagggACGATTCAGAATCCCTTTCTTCATGTCTCAAG ACTGTGAAAACCTGATCCGTAAGATGCTAGTGGTGGACCCAGCCAGGAGGATCAGCATGGCCCAGATCAAGCAGCACCGCTGGATGCTGGCAGACCCAACAGCCGCCCACCAGACCCTTAGCCATTCCCTGACAGAGTACAATTCCAACCTGGGGGACTACAGTGAACCAGTGCTAGGCATCATGAACACACTGGGCATCGACCGCCAGAAGACTATCGAG tctctgcagagcagcagctACAATCACTTCTCTGCTATCTACTACCTGCTgctggagagagtgagagagcatCGCACTCAGCAGCTGAGCCGCCAGTGTGGTACCTGGAGCCAGAGACCCAGGAGCACCTCCGACTCCCCCGGCCCAGAG ATGACCATGGAGTCCGCAGACAGCTTTAGAACCACACCATTTTCAATTTCTGCCAAAAGCCCTCCTCCAGTGTACCCGGAGATGGAGTATGACCAAGCTGGATTGTTCCAG CGTGTGGTGTTTCCAGTGGAGGCCAGCCTGAACAGACTGCTCTGGAACCGCTCCATTTCACCCAACAGCCTGCTGGAGACGAGCATCAGTGAAGAGGTGCGACCCAGAGAccttgaggaggaggaggcaacACAGACTTTtgcacctcttctccctccaACCACTACTTCCCGCAGACATACACTGGCTGAGGTGTCTGCCCGTTTTCACCAGTGCAGCCCTCCAT GTATTGTGGTCTGTCCCTCAGAAGGTGCCTCTTCGGATGGCTGTTTAAAGTCCTCATCCAGTCCAGCCCCCATTTTACAGGCTGCTATGAGTGAGATGTCAACACTTCTGGCGTCTGGAGCTGAAAGTGGGGCTCTGCTGCCTGCTGGAGTTCCCCTGACCCTCTCATCCCACCTCCTGCCCCAGGTCCAGGGCAGCCTGCTTGCTGCCAGCTTCCAGGAGGGTCGCAGAGCCTCCGACACCTCCCTCACACAAG GCCTCAAAGCTTTCCGCCAGCAGCTGAGGAAAAACACACGCACTAAAGGGCTTCTGGGATTAAATAAGATCAAGGGTCTGACCAGGCAGGttgttcctcctccttcctgtaACCGAGGCAGCCGAGGATCTCTGGGTCCGGCTCTCTCTGAGCACCGCAGCATGCTGGAGGAGGTGCTGCACCAGCAAAG GATGCTACAGATCCAGCACCAACCCCAGCCTCAGGTGCAGGCCGCTGCAACAGGACCTACCCAGAATCCCCTGCTCTTTCTTGCCCAGCAGCAGTCACCCTCTCCTCCATCTACTACAGTGTTTGCTTCCTCCTCCATGTTTGACAACCCCACCCCCCCTGCTCTGCCTCCTCAGCAAGCTTCAATGGGTTTACAGCACGGCCCCTGGAAACAAACCCTCAAGACCTCTGGCTGCTCCTCATCATCGTCCTCATCCTGCTACTCGTCTTCTCTGTCCCCCGTGGCCTCCGCTACTTACCTTCTCGAGGCTCGCCTGCACATCAGCCAGCAAACTCCCCCTCACCCCCACATCGGGCTCCAACAGCAGCCCCAGTCCACAACACAAGGCACCTTCCCCACCATGTCCAAGCCAGCGGCGTGGAGCATGGCCTCGGCCTCCAGCACAGACCCTGACATGCAGGAGTTGTGCCCGTCtgcacagcagcagctcagtaGCTGTGTGATGGTGAAGTAA